In the genome of Candidatus Reidiella endopervernicosa, one region contains:
- the hrcA gene encoding heat-inducible transcriptional repressor HrcA, giving the protein MSQTKTENGVSIALNERAQHLLKVLVEHYIEEGTPVGSRTLARDIGLKLSPATIRNVISDLEELGLVSSPHTSAGRIPTVQGYRMFVDSLLTVRELDTRELGQFQQLLDPKLDSQELLLNKASSLLSGVSQMAGVVTMPRLQTTILRQVEFLPLSDRRILVILVVNEHEVQNRIIHVDRDYSAENLRRFANYLSSHFAGQDVSQLHELMVAELESAREHMDEVMRSLIDAAGELFDAERNDNDFLLAGETNLMGLSDMSSVEKLRGLFEAFSQKQEILHLLDHSINADGVQIFIGEESGYSVLDECSVVTAPYNIEGQGVGVLGVIGPTRMAYERVIPIVDVTAKLLSAALNPRE; this is encoded by the coding sequence GTGAGTCAAACAAAAACGGAAAATGGTGTGTCGATAGCGCTCAATGAGCGCGCCCAGCATCTGCTCAAGGTGTTGGTTGAACACTATATAGAAGAGGGCACCCCGGTTGGTTCCCGCACCCTGGCGCGCGATATCGGTCTGAAACTGAGTCCCGCCACGATCCGCAATGTGATCTCCGATCTGGAGGAGCTGGGTCTGGTCAGCTCCCCCCATACCTCCGCAGGACGTATCCCTACCGTGCAGGGCTATCGCATGTTTGTCGATTCACTGCTAACGGTGCGTGAACTCGATACCCGTGAGCTGGGCCAGTTTCAGCAGCTGCTCGATCCCAAACTCGATAGTCAGGAGTTGCTGCTCAACAAGGCCTCTTCACTGCTCTCCGGTGTTTCGCAGATGGCGGGGGTGGTGACGATGCCACGACTGCAGACGACGATTCTGCGTCAGGTGGAGTTTCTACCGCTTTCCGATCGTCGCATCCTGGTGATTCTGGTGGTCAACGAACATGAGGTACAGAACCGCATCATTCATGTCGATCGTGACTACAGTGCCGAGAATCTGCGTCGTTTTGCCAACTATCTGAGTAGCCACTTCGCCGGTCAGGACGTAAGCCAGCTGCATGAGCTGATGGTGGCTGAGCTGGAGTCGGCGCGCGAACATATGGATGAGGTGATGCGCTCACTGATCGATGCGGCGGGTGAGCTGTTTGATGCCGAACGTAACGACAACGATTTTCTACTTGCTGGTGAGACCAATCTGATGGGGCTGAGCGATATGAGCAGCGTAGAGAAGCTGCGTGGACTGTTTGAGGCGTTCAGTCAGAAGCAGGAGATCCTGCATCTGCTTGATCACAGTATTAACGCCGATGGGGTACAGATCTTCATCGGCGAAGAGTCGGGTTACAGCGTGCTGGATGAGTGCAGCGTGGTGACTGCCCCCTATAACATTGAGGGGCAAGGGGTCGGTGTACTGGGCGTGATTGGTCCGACCCGTATGGCCTATGAGCGGGTGATCCCGATAGTCGATGTCACCGCCAAGCTGCTCAGCGCCGCCTTGAATCCACGTGAATAA
- the grpE gene encoding nucleotide exchange factor GrpE codes for MSNNNQQEPQTDESGAVEGEVLSAAEDEAVQGDAPVEDVAVLLEDARAKADEHWNETLKLRAEMDNLRKRTARELENAHKYALEKFSNELLSVVDSLEMGVAAAANEGATVETLREGSEMTLKQLLSAMEKHGIAEINPEGERFDPDNHQAMTMQETDEVEPNMVVAVFQKGYTLNDRLIRPARVVVSKAAAE; via the coding sequence ATGAGTAATAACAATCAGCAAGAGCCGCAAACTGATGAGAGTGGCGCTGTTGAGGGGGAGGTCCTGTCGGCCGCCGAGGATGAGGCGGTTCAGGGGGATGCTCCCGTTGAAGATGTGGCGGTGCTGCTCGAAGATGCACGCGCCAAGGCCGATGAGCACTGGAACGAGACACTGAAGCTGCGTGCCGAGATGGATAATCTGCGCAAGCGCACCGCGCGCGAGTTGGAGAATGCCCACAAGTACGCGCTGGAGAAGTTTTCCAACGAGCTGCTGAGTGTGGTTGATAGCCTCGAGATGGGTGTGGCAGCGGCTGCCAATGAGGGCGCTACGGTTGAGACCCTCCGCGAGGGGAGTGAGATGACCCTCAAACAGCTGCTCTCTGCGATGGAGAAGCACGGTATCGCCGAGATTAATCCCGAGGGGGAGAGGTTTGATCCGGATAATCACCAGGCGATGACCATGCAGGAGACCGACGAGGTCGAGCCCAACATGGTGGTGGCGGTGTTCCAGAAGGGCTACACCCTCAATGATCGTCTGATCCGTCCGGCACGGGTGGTGGTTTCTAAAGCGGCCGCTGAGTAA
- the dnaK gene encoding molecular chaperone DnaK — translation MGKIIGIDLGTTNSCVAVMEGGKARVIENSEGDRTTPSIVAYTDDNEVLVGQSAKRQAVTNPTDTFYAVKRLIGRRFEEDAVQKDIKLVPYKIVKADNGDAWVEAKGTKMASPEISAKVLQKMKKTAEDFLGEEVTEAVITVPAYFNDSQRQATKDAGKIAGLEVKRIINEPTAAALAYGMDKKRGDVKIAVYDLGGGTFDISIIEIADIDGEHQFEVLSTNGDTFLGGEDFDMRLIDYLSDEFKKDTGIDLHNDPLALQRLKEGAEKAKIELSSSAQTDVNLPYITADASGPKHLNVKVTRAKLESLVEELIVRTIDPCKVALKDAGLNVSDIDDVILVGGQSRMPKVQEAVQEFFGKEPRKDVNPDEAVAMGASIQGGVLGGDVKDVLLLDVTPLSLGIETMGGVMTKLIDKNTTIPTKANQVFSTADDNQTAVTVHVLQGEREMASANKSLGRFDLSDIPPAPRGVPQIEVALDIDANGILNVSAKDKGTGKEQNIIIKASSGLSDDEVDRMVKDAEAHADEDKKFHELVDARNQADGMIHATRKSMEELGDEKLEPGEKDTIEAAIKELEEAMKGDDKDEIEAKTKALTEASGKMAERLYAEKGAADAAGAEGAAQPEGDAGQADDDVVDAEFEEVKEDNK, via the coding sequence ATGGGCAAGATTATCGGTATCGATCTGGGAACCACCAACTCCTGCGTAGCAGTGATGGAGGGTGGTAAGGCACGTGTTATCGAAAATAGTGAGGGTGATCGCACCACACCATCGATCGTCGCCTACACCGACGACAATGAGGTGCTGGTTGGTCAGTCGGCCAAGCGTCAGGCGGTCACTAACCCGACCGACACCTTCTACGCAGTCAAGCGTCTGATCGGTCGCCGCTTCGAAGAGGATGCGGTACAGAAAGATATCAAGCTGGTCCCCTACAAGATCGTTAAGGCGGATAACGGTGATGCGTGGGTCGAGGCGAAGGGCACCAAGATGGCCTCTCCCGAGATCTCAGCCAAGGTGCTGCAGAAGATGAAGAAGACCGCTGAGGATTTCCTTGGCGAAGAGGTGACCGAAGCGGTCATTACCGTTCCTGCCTACTTCAACGACTCACAGCGTCAGGCGACCAAGGATGCGGGCAAGATTGCCGGTCTTGAGGTCAAGCGCATCATTAATGAGCCAACCGCAGCGGCCCTTGCCTACGGCATGGACAAGAAGCGCGGTGATGTGAAGATCGCGGTCTACGACCTCGGTGGCGGTACCTTCGATATCTCGATCATCGAGATCGCCGATATCGATGGCGAGCACCAGTTCGAGGTGCTCTCAACCAACGGTGATACCTTCCTCGGTGGTGAGGATTTCGATATGCGTCTCATCGACTACCTCTCCGATGAGTTCAAGAAGGACACCGGTATCGATCTGCACAATGACCCACTCGCACTGCAGCGTCTTAAAGAGGGTGCGGAGAAGGCGAAGATCGAACTCTCATCGAGTGCCCAGACCGACGTCAATCTACCCTACATCACCGCTGATGCCTCAGGTCCCAAACATCTTAACGTCAAGGTGACCCGTGCCAAGCTCGAGTCGCTGGTTGAAGAGCTGATCGTACGTACCATCGATCCTTGTAAGGTGGCACTGAAGGATGCGGGTCTGAACGTCTCCGATATCGATGACGTCATCCTGGTTGGTGGTCAGAGCCGCATGCCTAAGGTTCAGGAGGCGGTACAGGAGTTCTTCGGTAAGGAGCCGCGTAAGGATGTAAATCCCGATGAGGCGGTTGCGATGGGTGCCTCGATCCAGGGTGGTGTTCTGGGCGGTGACGTCAAGGACGTGCTGCTGCTCGACGTAACCCCACTGAGTCTCGGTATCGAGACCATGGGTGGCGTGATGACCAAGCTGATCGATAAAAACACCACCATCCCGACCAAGGCGAATCAGGTCTTCTCTACCGCTGATGACAATCAGACGGCGGTTACCGTGCACGTACTCCAGGGCGAGCGTGAGATGGCGAGTGCCAATAAGTCACTCGGTCGTTTTGATCTGAGTGATATCCCACCGGCACCCCGTGGCGTACCGCAGATCGAGGTCGCCCTCGATATCGATGCCAACGGCATTCTTAATGTCTCGGCAAAGGACAAGGGTACCGGTAAAGAGCAGAACATCATCATCAAGGCCTCTTCTGGTCTCTCCGATGATGAAGTCGATCGTATGGTCAAGGATGCTGAGGCACACGCCGACGAGGATAAGAAGTTCCACGAACTGGTCGATGCGCGTAACCAGGCCGATGGGATGATCCATGCCACCCGCAAGTCGATGGAAGAGCTGGGTGACGAGAAGCTCGAGCCGGGCGAGAAGGATACTATCGAGGCTGCTATCAAAGAGCTCGAAGAGGCGATGAAGGGTGATGACAAGGATGAGATCGAGGCCAAGACCAAGGCGCTGACCGAGGCCTCCGGCAAGATGGCTGAGCGACTCTACGCCGAGAAGGGTGCTGCAGATGCCGCTGGTGCCGAGGGTGCTGCACAGCCTGAGGGTGATGCTGGACAGGCGGATGATGACGTTGTCGATGCCGAGTTCGAAGAGGTTAAGGAAGACAATAAGTAA
- the dnaJ gene encoding molecular chaperone DnaJ, producing the protein MSKRDYYEVLGVAKNASEAELKKAYRRLAMKYHPDRNPDDEEAEAKFKEAKEAYEVLNDAQKRTAYDQFGHAGVDQSMGGGPGYGGGAGAGNFSDIFGDIFGDIFGGGGPGGRGTSSVRRGSDLRYNLELSLEDAVHGTTVKIRVPTMVKCESCGGSGGEGDSKPTPCATCGGQGQVRMQQGFFSVQQTCPSCHGNGVIISNPCKSCHGHGRVQEHKTLSVKVPAGVDNGDRIRLSGEGEAGENGGPSGDLYVQVGIKDHPIFVRDDNNLYCEVPISFVTAALGGELEVPTLDGKVKLKIPAGTQTGKLFRMRGKGVKSVRGGVTGDLLSRVVVETPVNLSAEQRDILQSFEQSLGGDAQHNPRASSWLDGVKKFFGDLGA; encoded by the coding sequence ATGAGTAAACGTGACTACTACGAAGTGCTGGGCGTGGCGAAAAACGCCAGCGAAGCGGAGCTGAAGAAGGCCTATCGTCGTCTGGCGATGAAGTATCATCCCGATCGTAATCCCGATGATGAGGAAGCCGAAGCCAAATTTAAGGAAGCGAAAGAGGCGTATGAGGTCTTAAACGATGCTCAGAAACGCACCGCTTACGATCAGTTTGGTCACGCCGGTGTCGATCAGTCGATGGGTGGTGGACCCGGTTACGGTGGCGGCGCGGGTGCCGGTAACTTCAGCGATATCTTTGGCGATATCTTCGGCGACATCTTCGGCGGTGGTGGCCCGGGTGGGCGTGGTACCAGCAGTGTGCGTCGCGGTTCTGATCTACGTTACAACCTCGAGCTGAGTCTTGAGGATGCAGTACACGGCACCACGGTGAAGATTCGTGTGCCAACCATGGTGAAGTGCGAGAGCTGTGGTGGTAGCGGCGGTGAGGGTGACTCTAAGCCGACCCCCTGCGCCACCTGTGGTGGTCAGGGTCAGGTGCGAATGCAGCAGGGATTCTTCTCTGTGCAGCAGACCTGTCCCTCCTGTCACGGCAATGGTGTGATCATCTCCAACCCCTGTAAGAGCTGTCATGGCCACGGTCGTGTGCAGGAGCACAAGACCCTCTCGGTCAAGGTGCCGGCAGGTGTCGATAACGGCGACCGGATTCGTCTCTCCGGTGAGGGTGAGGCGGGAGAGAACGGTGGTCCATCAGGTGATCTCTACGTGCAGGTCGGGATCAAGGATCATCCGATCTTTGTCCGTGATGACAACAACCTCTACTGCGAGGTGCCGATCAGTTTTGTCACCGCCGCACTCGGTGGAGAGCTTGAGGTGCCGACCCTTGATGGCAAGGTCAAGCTGAAGATTCCAGCTGGCACTCAGACCGGCAAGCTGTTCCGTATGCGCGGGAAGGGTGTGAAGTCGGTGCGCGGTGGTGTGACCGGTGATCTGCTCAGCCGCGTAGTGGTTGAGACGCCGGTCAATCTGTCGGCCGAGCAGCGCGATATCCTACAGAGCTTTGAGCAGAGCCTCGGTGGCGATGCACAGCACAACCCGCGTGCCAGCTCCTGGCTCGATGGGGTGAAGAAGTTCTTTGGCGATCTGGGCGCCTAG
- the dapB gene encoding 4-hydroxy-tetrahydrodipicolinate reductase, whose protein sequence is MSRVAIAGAAGRMGRILIEASQMAEGVSVGAATERSGSELLGLDVGNLVGVGALGVKLVDDLAAVVDDFDVLIDFTSPAVTMANLEICREAGKRVVIGTTGLDDEQKQKIAEAGEQVAVVFAPNMSVGVNLSFKLLEIAAQVLGDDVDIEIVEAHHRHKVDAPSGTALRMGEVVADALGRDLKECAVYGREGITGERERKTIGFETIRAGDIVGEHTVLFAALGERLEITHKASSRMTFAKGAVRAAGWVMQHSQGEFDMQDVLGLAE, encoded by the coding sequence ATGAGCAGGGTTGCAATTGCCGGTGCTGCCGGTCGTATGGGACGCATTCTGATTGAGGCGAGCCAGATGGCTGAAGGTGTGAGTGTCGGTGCGGCTACTGAGCGAAGCGGTAGCGAACTGCTGGGGCTCGATGTGGGCAATCTGGTCGGTGTTGGTGCGCTCGGTGTGAAGTTGGTCGATGATCTGGCTGCTGTGGTTGATGACTTCGATGTGTTGATCGATTTCACCAGCCCAGCCGTGACGATGGCAAACCTTGAAATCTGCCGGGAAGCAGGGAAGAGGGTGGTGATCGGAACCACCGGTCTTGATGATGAGCAGAAACAGAAAATCGCTGAGGCAGGTGAGCAGGTGGCGGTCGTTTTTGCCCCTAATATGAGTGTCGGCGTCAATCTAAGCTTCAAGCTTCTTGAGATTGCCGCTCAAGTCCTGGGCGATGATGTCGATATCGAGATAGTGGAGGCACACCATCGTCACAAGGTTGATGCCCCCTCTGGGACCGCGCTACGCATGGGTGAGGTGGTTGCCGATGCGCTGGGCCGCGATCTTAAAGAGTGTGCAGTATACGGTCGCGAGGGTATCACCGGTGAGCGTGAGCGCAAGACGATCGGTTTTGAAACCATTCGGGCGGGTGATATTGTTGGCGAACACACCGTGCTGTTTGCCGCGTTGGGTGAACGACTCGAAATTACCCACAAGGCATCGAGTCGCATGACCTTCGCCAAGGGGGCTGTACGAGCAGCCGGCTGGGTGATGCAACACTCTCAGGGAGAGTTCGATATGCAGGACGTACTTGGTCTGGCTGAGTAA
- a CDS encoding methyl-accepting chemotaxis protein, with amino-acid sequence MNKAAGKLELGISAKINLALLGVFLMVFATSLWFVYDGEQSLVEEVVLQQTRDAADSYFDSINAFMLTGNMANRKILQDKLLERPNYTEGRILRHESVSKIYGPGFDDELPQDDLDRRALAGESIVEMSESGELLTVINPVLASKDYRGTNCLTCHIVPEGTVLGAVRVSYSLEDIHGQIRDSLMVIGGVSLLLFVVGLALIIYMMSKIVTSRIGRLRKTIDAVATDSDLSQRFEVRTNDEFGAMGNAFNQMMDQIQESMTQVYETTNELRAVSSEIAASSENTAKAVAEQRNGTEAALGTMREMESSVNGIADHAKQTAEASAGADEEARGGAIVATKALAGIDALMNNVEEAAGVIQSLDTNSEQIGVVLDVIKNIAEQTNLLALNAAIEAARAGEHGRGFAVVADEVRTLATRTHESTKEIEEMIDNLQSRARDAVGVIDSARELAKTEEEQVERAAEALGMIVGEVVGIREMNNQIADAISEQMQLTSGVNENLENIGLISEATSEEADRNLQISDRLIAAFSRLEGAIGRFKLN; translated from the coding sequence ATGAATAAGGCAGCGGGAAAGTTAGAGCTCGGCATCTCTGCAAAGATTAATCTGGCGCTGCTCGGGGTCTTTTTAATGGTCTTCGCGACCTCGCTCTGGTTTGTCTATGACGGTGAGCAGTCGCTGGTTGAAGAGGTGGTGTTGCAGCAGACACGCGATGCAGCTGACTCCTACTTCGATTCGATCAACGCCTTCATGCTGACCGGTAATATGGCCAATCGAAAAATCCTCCAGGACAAATTGTTGGAACGCCCCAATTACACTGAGGGTCGCATTCTTCGCCACGAATCTGTCTCTAAGATCTACGGCCCCGGTTTTGACGATGAACTGCCACAGGACGATCTTGATCGTCGTGCGCTGGCTGGTGAATCGATCGTTGAGATGAGTGAGAGTGGTGAGTTGCTGACGGTGATCAATCCGGTTCTGGCCAGCAAGGATTATCGCGGCACCAACTGTCTCACCTGTCACATAGTGCCTGAGGGAACAGTGTTGGGTGCGGTACGTGTGAGCTATTCGCTCGAGGACATTCACGGACAGATTCGCGATAGCCTGATGGTGATTGGTGGCGTCAGTCTGCTGCTGTTTGTTGTGGGGCTGGCTCTAATTATTTATATGATGTCGAAGATTGTGACCAGTCGGATCGGCAGGCTGCGTAAGACGATCGATGCGGTGGCGACAGACTCTGATCTGAGTCAGCGTTTTGAGGTGCGTACCAACGATGAGTTTGGTGCGATGGGTAACGCCTTTAACCAGATGATGGATCAGATTCAGGAGAGTATGACGCAGGTCTACGAGACGACGAACGAGCTTCGTGCTGTCTCATCTGAGATCGCGGCTTCATCGGAAAATACTGCCAAGGCGGTTGCCGAGCAGCGTAACGGCACCGAAGCCGCGCTAGGCACTATGCGCGAGATGGAGTCATCGGTGAATGGTATTGCAGATCATGCCAAACAGACGGCAGAGGCCTCAGCTGGTGCCGATGAAGAGGCGCGGGGTGGAGCTATAGTTGCGACCAAGGCGCTGGCGGGTATTGATGCGCTGATGAACAATGTCGAAGAGGCGGCGGGTGTTATCCAGTCTCTCGATACCAACAGTGAACAGATCGGTGTGGTGCTGGATGTGATCAAGAATATCGCTGAACAGACTAATCTGCTGGCACTCAATGCGGCGATCGAAGCGGCGCGAGCCGGTGAGCATGGTCGTGGTTTTGCGGTGGTTGCTGATGAGGTGCGTACGCTGGCCACTCGAACCCACGAGTCCACCAAAGAGATCGAGGAGATGATCGATAATCTCCAGTCACGAGCCCGTGACGCCGTTGGTGTTATCGATAGTGCACGCGAGCTGGCGAAGACCGAGGAGGAGCAGGTCGAACGTGCTGCTGAGGCGCTCGGCATGATCGTCGGTGAGGTGGTCGGTATCCGCGAGATGAATAATCAAATTGCCGATGCGATCTCTGAGCAGATGCAGCTCACCAGCGGGGTGAATGAAAATCTTGAGAATATCGGACTGATCTCGGAGGCGACCTCGGAGGAGGCCGATCGAAATCTGCAGATCAGTGACCGTCTGATTGCCGCCTTCTCACGTCTAGAAGGTGCGATAGGTCGTTTTAAACTCAACTGA
- a CDS encoding methyl-accepting chemotaxis protein: MHNKIFNGLLSSGGIQIVLFAAGLVLMVYMLGRVVTKPINKLRGTIQSIEQNSDLSQQIVVEKRDEIGEMADAFNGMIVKFHDSLKEVSDTTHGLTDVADRIRSTSEQSAGAVREQQTGTEMVATAMNEMEATVQEVARNAGQTAELSKDADQEAKKGAYVVTQAIGGIDILMSDVEQASTVIKQLDEKSENVGVVLDVIKGIAEQTNLLALNAAIEAARAGEQGRGFAVVADEVRTLATRTHQSTQEIEQMIEELQLGAREAVSAMETARGCAAKESEQVEAAAESLAMIAGGVSGINDMNSQIAIAADEQSKVAEDINRNIVNISQLAEQASQLSGQNAEVSNELIDLSAKLNMLVDRFRL, translated from the coding sequence ATGCACAACAAGATCTTTAATGGTCTGCTTAGCTCAGGCGGTATCCAGATTGTGCTATTTGCAGCGGGTCTTGTGCTGATGGTCTACATGCTGGGTCGAGTGGTCACTAAGCCAATTAATAAATTACGCGGCACAATTCAATCCATTGAGCAGAATTCAGATCTGAGTCAACAGATTGTGGTTGAGAAGCGGGATGAGATTGGAGAGATGGCCGACGCCTTCAACGGCATGATAGTCAAGTTCCATGACAGCCTGAAAGAGGTGAGTGACACCACGCATGGATTGACGGATGTGGCTGATCGTATTCGCTCGACCTCAGAACAGAGTGCCGGCGCGGTGCGAGAGCAGCAGACGGGAACTGAGATGGTCGCCACGGCGATGAATGAGATGGAGGCGACCGTGCAGGAGGTGGCGCGCAATGCGGGTCAGACCGCCGAGCTCTCCAAGGATGCCGATCAGGAGGCGAAGAAGGGTGCCTATGTTGTGACTCAGGCGATCGGTGGTATCGATATTCTCATGAGCGATGTGGAGCAGGCCTCTACCGTGATCAAGCAGCTCGATGAGAAGAGTGAAAATGTCGGGGTGGTCCTGGATGTGATCAAAGGGATTGCCGAGCAGACTAACCTGTTGGCGCTGAATGCTGCCATCGAGGCGGCACGAGCAGGCGAGCAGGGGCGAGGATTTGCGGTGGTAGCCGATGAGGTGAGAACCCTGGCGACTCGTACCCACCAGTCGACCCAGGAGATCGAGCAGATGATCGAAGAGCTACAGCTCGGTGCTCGAGAGGCGGTCAGTGCGATGGAGACGGCGCGTGGTTGTGCAGCCAAGGAGTCTGAGCAGGTCGAAGCGGCCGCTGAGTCGCTGGCGATGATTGCTGGTGGTGTCTCGGGAATCAATGATATGAATAGTCAGATCGCTATCGCTGCCGATGAGCAGAGTAAGGTGGCTGAAGATATCAATCGCAATATCGTCAATATCAGTCAGCTCGCCGAGCAGGCATCACAGCTCTCCGGGCAGAATGCCGAGGTCAGCAATGAGCTGATCGATCTCTCCGCCAAGCTCAATATGCTGGTAGACCGCTTCAGGCTCTAA
- the carA gene encoding glutamine-hydrolyzing carbamoyl-phosphate synthase small subunit, which yields MRQPALLALEDGTLFWGESIGINGQSVGEVVFNTSMTGYQEILTDPSYSKQIVTLTYPHIGNVGTNEDDEESSALHVSGLVIRDLPLLASNFRNQESLDTYLARNNIVAIADIDTRKLTRILRDKGAQNGCIIAGENIDEAAAVAAAQGFPGLKGMDLAKEVTTGQPYEWAQGSWTLADGMPDAPHPIEEKLPYHVVAYDFGVKRNILRMLVDRGCRLTVVPAQTPAEEVLKLNPDGVFLSNGPGDPEPCTYAIESISKILEGELPVFGICLGHQLLSLASGAKTVKMKFGHHGANHPVQDVEGGEVMISSQNHGFAVDEKSLPANMRTTHRSLFDGSLQGVHRTDKPAFSFQGHPEASPGPHDVAPLFDHFIELIEAAQQ from the coding sequence TTGCGACAACCGGCCCTGTTAGCCCTGGAAGACGGCACCCTGTTCTGGGGGGAATCAATTGGTATCAATGGGCAATCCGTTGGCGAGGTGGTATTCAATACCTCGATGACCGGTTATCAGGAGATTCTGACCGATCCCTCCTACTCAAAACAGATTGTTACCCTGACCTATCCACACATCGGCAATGTCGGGACCAATGAGGATGATGAAGAGTCATCGGCGCTGCATGTCAGTGGTCTGGTGATTCGCGATCTGCCTCTACTGGCCAGTAACTTTCGCAACCAGGAGTCACTCGACACCTATTTGGCGCGCAACAACATCGTTGCCATCGCCGATATCGATACCCGTAAGCTGACCCGAATTCTGCGCGACAAGGGGGCTCAGAATGGTTGCATCATTGCTGGTGAGAATATCGATGAGGCAGCTGCAGTTGCCGCAGCGCAGGGCTTCCCCGGTCTGAAGGGGATGGATCTCGCCAAAGAGGTCACCACCGGTCAGCCCTACGAGTGGGCGCAGGGTAGCTGGACACTCGCCGACGGCATGCCTGATGCGCCGCACCCGATTGAAGAGAAGCTTCCCTATCATGTCGTCGCCTACGATTTCGGCGTAAAGCGCAACATCCTACGCATGCTGGTCGATCGTGGCTGCCGGCTCACTGTCGTTCCGGCACAGACCCCTGCTGAAGAGGTGCTGAAGCTCAATCCTGATGGCGTCTTCCTCTCCAATGGCCCGGGCGACCCAGAGCCCTGTACCTATGCGATCGAATCGATTAGCAAAATTCTTGAGGGCGAGCTACCGGTGTTTGGTATCTGTCTCGGTCATCAGCTGCTCTCCCTGGCCAGTGGGGCAAAGACGGTGAAGATGAAGTTTGGACACCACGGTGCCAACCATCCGGTGCAGGATGTCGAGGGCGGTGAGGTGATGATCAGCAGTCAGAATCACGGCTTCGCGGTCGATGAAAAGAGTCTGCCAGCAAACATGCGTACCACCCATCGTTCGCTCTTTGATGGCAGTCTGCAGGGTGTACATCGCACCGACAAACCCGCCTTCAGTTTCCAGGGGCACCCCGAGGCGAGTCCCGGTCCACACGATGTGGCACCACTCTTCGATCACTTTATTGAGCTGATTGAAGCAGCGCAGCAATAG